In Hydra vulgaris chromosome 06, alternate assembly HydraT2T_AEP, a genomic segment contains:
- the LOC100209971 gene encoding high-affinity choline transporter 1 produces MAVNIVGVSGIIMFYVIILVIGLYAARKRNLSRRKLSINDNPEDHPEKSETSEVILAGRNIGIIIGSFTMTATWVGGGYINGTSEVVNKRGLAWAQSSWGYSLSLLIGGFLFAKIMRQRGYVTMLDPFQERYGSRIGGLMYFPAFLGELLWSAATLNSLGATISVVLSLDINVSVIVSACIAIFYTFFGGLWSVAYTDVAQLVCMFIGMWITIPFALTHKSVKSISLTSNHWAEGWVWSDAGIWIDYALLLICGGIPWQVYFQRVLSSKSEKQAQYLSFAAAAGCLLMSIPSILIGAVASSTDWKKTGYKEVATIRNDVLEFEYQKTMPLVLQYLTPPAISFIGLGAVSAAVMSSVDSSVLSASSMFAHNIYKMFLRPQARDKEMVWVIRVSILVIGIIATVIGLTVKSIYGLSILCSDLIYVVLFPQLVCVLYFRYANSYGALASFFVGMILRCLGGEDMLGMNAVIKYPYFDNANNTQKFPFRTFSMLVSTFVLLTTSIIVHLLFEKKKIPLKYDYAGCFASPIKPFCIKDMIVTSGVEISNSNKKFEDMKNEETELIHCANEENDIDQKLEKNGKCNEVNS; encoded by the exons ATGGCGGTTAACATAGTTGGTGTCTCTGGTATTATAATGTTTTACGTAATCATTCTTGTTATCGGACTTTATGCCGCACGCAAAAGAAATTTAAGCAGaagaaaactttcaattaatgATAACCCCGAAGATCATCCAGAGAAAAGCGAAACCAGCGAAGTAATTCTTGCTGGAAGGAACATTGGCATTATCATCGGATCCTTCACAATGACCG CAACATGGGTCGGAGGAGGATATATTAACGGAACATCTGAAGTAGTAAACAAAAGAGGATTGGCTTGGGCTCAGTCATCTTGGGGATATTCTTTAAGTTTGTTAATAG gaGGTTTCTTGTTTGCCAAAATAATGCGACAGAGAGGATATGTTACAATGCTTGACCCGTTTCAAGAAAGATACGGATCACGTATTGGAGGTTTGATGTACTTCCCTGCATTTCTTGGAGAGTTGCTATGGTCTGCTGCTACGTTAAACAGTTTGGGCGCAACCATTAGTGTTGTATTAAGTCTTGATATTAACGTGTCGGTAATCGTTTCAGCGTgtattgcaatattttatactttttttggtGGTCTGTGGTCTGTTGCTTACACAGACGTTGCTCAATTGGTTTGTATGTTTATAGGAATG TGGATAACAATCCCATTTGCGTTAACTCACAAGTCTGTTAAGAGTATATCTCTTACAAGTAATCATTGGGCTGAAGGTTGGGTATGGAGCGATGCTGGCATTTGGATTGATTACGCTCTTTTATTG ATATGTGGTGGGATCCCATGGCAAGTATACTTTCAACGTGTTTTATCGAGTAAATCAGAAAAACAAGCTCAATATTTATCCTTTGCTGCAGCAGCTGGATGTCTTTTAATGTCAATACCATCAATATTAATAGGAGCAGTTGCTTCCTCAACCG ATTGGAAAAAAACTGGTTACAAAGAAGTGGCAACGATACGTAATGATGTGCTAGAGTTTGAATACCAAAAAACAATGCCATTAGTTTTGCAGTACCTTACTCCTCCGGCTATCTCATTTATTGGTCTTGGAGCTGTTTCAGCTGCTGTCATGTCTAGCGTTGATTCAAGTGTTTTATCTGCAAGCTCAATGTTTGctcataacatttataaaatgtttcttcGACCACag GCACGAGACAAAGAAATGGTCTGGGTTATAAGAGTGTCAATCTTGGTGATTGGTATCATTGCTACAGTTATTGGACTAACAGTCAAGTCGATATATGGATTGTCCATTTTATGTTCTGATCTTATATATGTTGTTTTGTTTCCTCAATTAGTTTGTGTTCTTTATTTTCGCTATGCCAATTCATACGGAGCACTTGCGTCATTTTTTGTTGGAATGATACTAAGATGTCTTGGAGGAGAAGATATGCTTG gtATGAATGCAGTTATAAAGTATCCTTATTTTGATAATGCAAATAATACACAAAAGTTTCCATTTCGCACTTTTTCAATGCTTGTATCAACGTTTGTTTTATTGACAACGTCAATTATTGTCCAtttgctttttgaaaaaaaaaaaattcctttaaaaTACGACTACGCAGGATGTTTTGCTTCGCCTATAAAACCATTTTGTATAAAAGATATGATTGTGACGTCCGGTGTGGAGAtatcaaattcaaataaaaagtttgaagacATGAAAAATGAAGAAACCGAGCTAATTCATTGTGCTAACGAGGAAAATGATATAGAccaaaaattggaaaaaaatggaaaatgtAATGAAGTTAATAGTTAA